ATCTCCGGTACAGATGCTGCACCTCGCCGATGGTTCCCCGGCTGTCGCCCGATGATTGATCGAAGAAATCGACTCCCGGCATGACCGGCTCCCTGAAACCCAGATTCCAATCCAGATGCTGAAAGATCAGCGACGCAATCAGATCCGAGCCGGGCTTCAGGGTGTGACGCAGACCGAACCGAACAAAAAGGGCCTCTTCGTCCTGCCTCAGGCTTCCGAGATAGGCATCGGGTTCAAACCGGAGGGCGAGATCCCCCGAATCCGTATTTCGGATGCGCCATTCCATCTGGACGCTCGTGTCCGGCGAGAGGCTTGTCTGAAGAAACACGTTTGTGAGGTTCTCCATGAAATCATTATTGGGCCTGTATCCCGAGGTCTGGTAGTGATATTGGCCCACGCTGTAGGAAAACGCGTCGGAGATGCCGGATTGGATCACCTCGCTGCCCCAGGTCCTGTTTCCGGCCGCGATCCCGCTTGCCTGGAGGGCCAGGCGATTCCTGGCAAAGAGCGGGTTGAACTCATTGTAGCCGCCATTGGCCGGACCAGCCCCCTCCAGTACATAGAGATCACTCTCGGCCAATCGCGGGGAGACCGGGGTGATATTCAAAGGCTGGAGCAGCTGCGCTTGAAGCCATTCGCTTACCCGGGCGATCTCGTGATTCGAAAGCGCGGCATAGCTGTCAGCGAGGAACCGGTGGGCGGAATAATCGGCCGGATCGGCGTCGACCGACCGCCATCCTTCCACCAGTCCGAGTTGTTCGAAACCGAGGTCGCTGTAAATGCGGGCCAGACCCGCACTGCGCGCCGCCAGATCCTGGTCGAGCAGCAAACGTGAGCGATAGACCGCCCGGTGGTCATTCAGATCGATGGAGCGCTGCAGGTCATCCATCGCCTCCACCGGCCGATTGAGGCTCTGTTTGCGAAGCGCATCGTAAAACCAAGGCGTCGGATCGAGCGGATCGAGCGCCTTTGCAGCTTGCAGCTGCCCGGCCGCCGGCCCGTCCCGCTTTTCGTCATAGTAGGCCTTTGCGAGACAACTCCTGTAAAGGGCGTTCCCGGGATCCAAACCGACGGCGATCTCGAGTTCCGCCCTTCCACCCTCGAGGTTTCCTCCGCGGATTTTCCCGAGACCCAGCCCGAGCCTTGGAAGCGGGTCGGCCGGATCGAGGCTTATGGCCCGCTCGAAGGCATCCACCGCCTTCTCCAGGGCTGTTTCGTTCAGGAAGGCAAACCCCAGAACCGTCTGGTGCCGCGCCGTATCCGGACGCAGAGCGACCGACCTCTCCGCGGCGTCGAGCGCACCGCTGTGATCGCCTGTCATCAGCCGCAGCTCCGCGACACGCGACCACACCAACCCGCTCGAAGGGGCCGTGGCGGCGGCATTCTCGGCGCTCTTCAAGGCATCCTCGATCTCGAATCCCGCCTGCTGCACATAGGATTTTGCCATCAGCACCGTCGGCGACCGCGGATCGGCATCGATGGCCCGCTCAACCCACTGGACAGCGGCATCGCGGTCGTTCTGTACGAGAGCGATCAGCGCCCGCAAGGCCAGGGCCGGGGCAAAGCTGGAATCCCGTTGCAGCACCTCCGTCAGATCGCGCAGCGCTTCATCCGAGCGACCGACCTCCAGCGCGAGGGAGGCGCGCCGGGTCACCTTTCCACCCGATTCGGATTCCTCCAGGATCGGAGGATAGTAGAGGGACCAGTGCACCGCATCCCTGGGACGCACCAGAAACCGTCTGACGGGCGCCGCCCCGCCAGGCGCCGCCGCCGATTGACCGTCGGCGAGATCGAGCCCGCCCGCCTGATTGGTCAGTCTGACCCTGCCTGCGAAAACCGTCACCACGCTCTCCTGATCCCTGACCTGAAC
Above is a window of Desulfatiglans anilini DSM 4660 DNA encoding:
- a CDS encoding tetratricopeptide repeat protein; protein product: MRFLKCLAMTTSVLWFFLIPGATCAAAGEARERCDGVSARVVSVQGRVEIRRRGESIWSPVVMNDLCCSGDMIRVERHSRAALLLTNETFLRLDQNTTITLMSLEDEEPSIIDLISGVVYFFSRVPRSLTFLTPFVNGGVEGTEFLVQVRDQESVVTVFAGRVRLTNQAGGLDLADGQSAAAPGGAAPVRRFLVRPRDAVHWSLYYPPILEESESGGKVTRRASLALEVGRSDEALRDLTEVLQRDSSFAPALALRALIALVQNDRDAAVQWVERAIDADPRSPTVLMAKSYVQQAGFEIEDALKSAENAAATAPSSGLVWSRVAELRLMTGDHSGALDAAERSVALRPDTARHQTVLGFAFLNETALEKAVDAFERAISLDPADPLPRLGLGLGKIRGGNLEGGRAELEIAVGLDPGNALYRSCLAKAYYDEKRDGPAAGQLQAAKALDPLDPTPWFYDALRKQSLNRPVEAMDDLQRSIDLNDHRAVYRSRLLLDQDLAARSAGLARIYSDLGFEQLGLVEGWRSVDADPADYSAHRFLADSYAALSNHEIARVSEWLQAQLLQPLNITPVSPRLAESDLYVLEGAGPANGGYNEFNPLFARNRLALQASGIAAGNRTWGSEVIQSGISDAFSYSVGQYHYQTSGYRPNNDFMENLTNVFLQTSLSPDTSVQMEWRIRNTDSGDLALRFEPDAYLGSLRQDEEALFVRFGLRHTLKPGSDLIASLIFQHLDWNLGFREPVMPGVDFFDQSSGDSRGTIGEVQHLYRRSALNLVSGLGHFSGSSRLAVNTAFECLPFPPWGCAYSEKADIRHSNAYSYATLRYPRDVAWVIGASIDRYEGDLDDKTRLNPKLGVTYRPFADTTLRGAVFRTLKRTLIANQTVEPTQIAGFNQFFDDANGADSWRFGLAMDQRLAKRLFAGIEASKRKIDFAYQDFQEFCQPPTVKGTDYEEDLLRGYVYWAPHKRISATAEFRQEKLTADPEYLGGGSFTSLETLRVPLGIRFFHPWGFGADLTVTYVDQSGSFGDPEFGATRDEGDTFWVTDVAFHYRLPKRRGIVSMGVKNCFDESFRYYEPDAVNPEIYPERLWFVRMTLAF